In the genome of Oscarella lobularis chromosome 1, ooOscLobu1.1, whole genome shotgun sequence, one region contains:
- the LOC136183865 gene encoding arylsulfatase K-like has translation MDGRVIDPTSPVSRAVATPNIDALAASGVNFINNYCPSPQCVPSRSAMFAGRYVHRLKTWNNAQGLCVDWSPTDPAHCVNQGNNSHWQTFDYQFEKVDYDVRLYGKIDVGGGIGGGFHGGGAGTTPAGLSAWTRAANITHPEKEDPRDIVNDKVKEPFETDARTIDKCVEWLRANASASTRPFFLYCGINIPHPPYFTNDTWLAMVNESAVTVPTWLPYEKMHPADQYEAASKALHYEDMKAFTKADILKVRRSYYAMCAQTDHYLGRVVATLDAIGRRDDTYVVFTSDHGEGNMEHMQTWKNSMYEANNRVPLVVSGPGVKKGHVVANVTSNLDLYPTMMEWARLDVSKDVKLDGNSLSTFLFDNRSRMTSSTRPDFVFGEYHSNMANTGHFMIRKGNYKYIAFGTTSPYENYKAQLFNLATDPEEIDDVAVRAPDVATEMEKLMRSVVDAQAVDKECKEQDKVRFNMWFQGHKSDWVKTLGMTVYSNSRTEAFGNEEDLEKMALWINRTKN, from the coding sequence ATGGACGGTCGAGTCATCGACCCCACGTCACCCGTCtcgcgcgccgtcgcgacgcccaacatcgacgcgctcgccgcGTCGGGCGTCAATTTCATCAACAACTACTGCCCGAGCCCCCAGTGCGTGCCGAGTCGCTCGGCAATGTTCGCCGGACGCTACGTCCATCGACTCAAAACGTGGAACAACGCCCAAGGCCTCTGCGTCGACTGGAGCCCGACCGACCCGGCGCACTGCGTCAACCAGGGAAACAATTCCCATTGGCAAACGTTCGACTATCAATTCGAAAAGGTCGACTACGACGTTCGCCTCTACGGAaagatcgacgtcggcggcggcatcggCGGCGGATTtcacggcggcggagcggGAACGACGCCCGCCGGTCTATCGGCGTGGACTCGAGCGGCGAACATAACCCATCCGGAAAAGGAGGACCCGCGCGACATCGTCAACGACAAGGTAAAGGAGCCGTTCGAAACGGACGCTCGAACGATCGATAAATGCGTCGAGTGGTtgcgcgcgaacgcgagcgcgtcgacgcggccgttttttctctactgCGGCATCAATATACCCCATCCGCCCTATTTCACAAACGACACGTGGCTGGCGATGGTCAACGAATCGGCGGTCACCGTACCCACGTGGCTACCCTACGAGAAAATGCATCCCGCCGATCAATACGAAGCGGCGTCGAAAGCGCTTCACTACGAAGACATGAAAGCGTTTACGAAAGCCGACATATTGAAAGTGCGACGCTCCTATTACGCCATGTGCGCGCAAACGGATCACTATCtcggtcgcgtcgtcgcgacgctcgacgcgatcggacgacgcgacgacacGTACGTCGTCTTCACGTCCGATCACGGCGAGGGAAATATGGAGCACATGCAGACGTGGAAGAATAGCATGTACGAGGCGAATAATCGCGTGCCGCTCGTCGTCAGCGGACCGGGCGTGAAGAAGGGACACGTGGTCgccaacgtgacgtcaaatctcGATCTGTATCCGACTATGATGGAGTGGGCGAGACTCGACGTTTCGAAGGATGTCAAACTCGACGGGAATTCGTTATCAACGTTTTTATTTGACAATCGGAGCcggatgacgtcgtcaacgcgacCTGATTTCGTTTTTGGTGAGTATCACTCGAATATGGCCAATACGGGGCATTTTATGATTCGGAAGGGAAACTATAAGTATATCGCGTttggaacgacgtcgccgtatGAGAACTATAAAGCGCAGCTTTTTAATTTGGCTACGGATCCGGAGGAGATTGACGATGTTGCCGTGAGAGCGCCTGACGTTGCGACGGAGATGGAGAAGCTGATGAGAAGCGTTGTAGATGCTCAGGCTGTGGATAAGGAGTGCAAGGAGCAGGACAAGGTTCGTTTCAATATGTGGTTTCAAGGGCATAAGAGTGACTGGGTTAAGACGCTTGGTATGACGGTTTACTCCAATTCGCGAACTGAAGCGTTTGGGAATGAAGAGGATTTGGAGAAAATGGCCCTATGGATAAACAgaacaaaaaattga